Proteins encoded in a region of the Candidatus Acidiferrales bacterium genome:
- a CDS encoding radical SAM protein has translation MKLDRASGAGPAYGRLSPEELQRRASQGLELLRACTVCPRDCQVNRLDNAFAVCKTGRYAQVASYGPHFGEEDCLRGRRGSGTIFFSYCNLRCVFCQNFDISWKGNGTGAPPERLAEMMLELQDQGCHNINLVTPEHVVPQILEALVMAVARGLRLPLVYNTSAYDSMDSLWLLDGVVDIYMPDFKFWDTEMARKYSRAPDYPEVARRTIKEMHRQVGELVLDEEGVATRGVLLRHLVMPGNVAGTREVCRWIARELSLDTYVNIMAQYYPAGKVSGTEYAEIARRVTPEEYGLALREAIEAGLRRLDARRPSYAVL, from the coding sequence ATGAAACTCGATAGAGCATCGGGGGCGGGGCCAGCGTACGGACGGCTATCGCCCGAAGAATTGCAGCGTCGCGCAAGCCAAGGGCTCGAACTCCTCCGGGCCTGCACCGTCTGCCCGCGCGACTGTCAGGTAAACCGGCTCGACAACGCATTTGCCGTGTGCAAGACGGGACGTTACGCCCAGGTGGCCAGCTATGGCCCGCACTTTGGCGAGGAGGATTGTCTGCGCGGGCGGCGCGGCTCCGGCACGATCTTCTTTTCCTACTGCAATCTCCGCTGCGTGTTTTGCCAGAACTTTGACATCAGTTGGAAGGGGAACGGCACCGGCGCGCCGCCCGAGCGGCTGGCGGAGATGATGCTCGAACTGCAGGACCAAGGCTGCCACAACATCAACTTGGTGACGCCGGAGCACGTCGTGCCCCAGATTTTGGAGGCGTTGGTGATGGCAGTTGCCCGGGGACTGCGCTTGCCTCTGGTGTACAACACCAGCGCTTACGATTCCATGGATAGTCTGTGGTTACTCGACGGCGTGGTGGACATCTACATGCCCGATTTCAAATTCTGGGATACGGAAATGGCGCGCAAGTATTCCCGTGCTCCCGACTATCCCGAGGTGGCTCGCCGGACGATCAAGGAGATGCACCGGCAGGTAGGTGAACTGGTGCTGGACGAAGAAGGGGTGGCGACCCGCGGGGTTCTTTTACGCCACCTGGTCATGCCGGGAAACGTGGCCGGCACGCGCGAGGTGTGCCGCTGGATCGCTCGAGAACTGAGTCTGGATACGTACGTCAACATTATGGCGCAGTATTACCCGGCGGGAAAAGTCAGCGGCACCGAATATGCCGAAATCGCTCGCCGCGTGACACCCGAGGAATATGGGCTAGCCCTCCGCGAGGCGATCGAAGCGGGCCTG
- the dnaK gene encoding molecular chaperone DnaK → MSKIIGIDLGTTFSVVACVISGEPVVVPNQEGSRLTPSVVGFTKSGERLVGQLARRQAITNPENTVYSIKRFMGRRSEEVSEERKRLPFKIVGGPNGDARVEIMGKDYSPPEISSMVLQKLKQAAEDYLGEKVTKAVITVPAYFNDSQRQATKAAGEIAGLEVVRIINEPTAAALAYGLDKKKDETIAVYDFGGGTFDISILEVGEELIQVKATTGDTHLGGDDIDVQVMDWIVSEFKKDQGIDLSKDKMALQRLREAAEKAKCELSTVMETEINLPFITADASGPKHLLLKLSRAKLEQLMEEIIQRTVGPCKQALTDAGLNPDKIDEVVLVGGSTRIPRVVEVVKQLFGKEPNKSVHPDEVVAVGAAIQAGVLSREIKDVLLLDVTPLTLGIETLGGVATALIQRNTTIPTRKTDIFSTASDNQTSVEIHVLQGERPLAHDNRTLGKFQLVGIPLAPRGMPQIEVTFDIDANGILHVTAKDLGTNREQKITITAQSGLAKEEIERMRKDADAHAEEDRKRLEEIEAKNRADALVYQTEKLLKENRDRIPEGDAKAVEAALEECRRASAEGGLDRINRALEGLTRATHKIAEVLYQKAGASAGAGQTGPQAGPQEPPKGKGKEGEVIDAEFVDVDEGKKPN, encoded by the coding sequence ATGAGCAAGATTATCGGCATCGACCTTGGGACGACCTTCTCGGTCGTTGCCTGCGTCATTTCAGGTGAGCCGGTGGTGGTCCCCAACCAGGAAGGAAGCCGTCTGACGCCCTCGGTGGTGGGCTTTACCAAGAGTGGCGAGCGGTTGGTGGGCCAGTTGGCCAGGCGCCAGGCTATCACCAACCCGGAGAACACAGTCTATTCCATCAAGCGCTTCATGGGGCGACGCTCCGAAGAGGTCAGCGAAGAGAGAAAGCGGCTTCCCTTTAAAATCGTAGGCGGCCCAAATGGGGACGCACGGGTCGAGATCATGGGCAAGGACTACTCTCCGCCTGAAATTTCCTCGATGGTCCTGCAAAAGCTCAAGCAAGCGGCCGAAGATTATCTGGGCGAGAAGGTCACCAAGGCGGTGATCACCGTTCCTGCCTATTTCAACGACAGCCAGCGGCAGGCGACGAAAGCAGCCGGGGAAATTGCCGGGCTTGAGGTCGTCCGCATCATCAACGAGCCGACGGCCGCTGCGCTGGCTTATGGGCTGGACAAGAAGAAAGACGAGACAATCGCTGTTTATGACTTTGGCGGCGGAACCTTTGACATCTCCATCCTCGAGGTGGGCGAAGAGCTGATCCAGGTGAAAGCGACGACCGGCGACACGCACCTGGGTGGCGACGACATTGACGTCCAGGTAATGGACTGGATCGTTTCTGAATTCAAGAAAGACCAGGGGATTGACCTTTCGAAAGACAAAATGGCGCTGCAGCGCCTGAGGGAAGCGGCGGAGAAGGCAAAGTGCGAACTCTCGACGGTGATGGAGACCGAGATCAACCTCCCGTTCATCACCGCCGACGCTTCCGGGCCCAAGCACCTGTTGCTGAAACTCAGCCGGGCGAAGCTCGAGCAGTTGATGGAGGAGATCATTCAGCGCACCGTTGGCCCCTGCAAGCAGGCGCTCACCGACGCTGGGCTCAACCCGGATAAGATTGATGAAGTGGTTCTGGTGGGCGGGTCCACTCGCATCCCGCGGGTGGTGGAGGTGGTGAAGCAGCTCTTCGGCAAGGAGCCAAACAAGAGCGTACACCCGGATGAAGTCGTGGCGGTGGGGGCGGCGATCCAGGCCGGCGTCCTCTCGCGCGAGATCAAGGACGTGCTTTTGCTGGACGTGACACCCCTGACGCTGGGCATTGAGACGCTCGGCGGCGTGGCCACCGCGCTCATCCAGCGGAACACCACCATCCCGACCCGCAAGACCGATATCTTCTCGACGGCGTCGGACAATCAGACTTCGGTGGAAATCCACGTGCTTCAGGGTGAGCGGCCGCTGGCGCACGACAACCGCACGCTCGGCAAATTCCAATTGGTTGGCATTCCGCTGGCGCCGCGGGGGATGCCCCAAATCGAAGTCACCTTCGATATTGACGCCAACGGGATTCTGCATGTGACAGCCAAGGATCTAGGCACCAACCGCGAGCAGAAAATCACCATCACGGCCCAGAGCGGGCTTGCCAAAGAGGAAATCGAGCGGATGCGCAAGGATGCCGATGCTCACGCCGAAGAGGACCGCAAGCGGCTCGAGGAGATTGAAGCCAAGAACCGCGCCGATGCCCTCGTCTATCAAACCGAGAAATTGCTCAAGGAAAACCGCGACCGCATCCCGGAAGGGGATGCCAAGGCCGTCGAAGCCGCTCTCGAAGAGTGCCGCCGCGCCAGCGCCGAGGGCGGACTCGACCGCATCAACCGCGCCCTGGAGGGCCTGACCCGGGCCACCCACAAGATCGCCGAGGTGCTCTACCAGAAGGCTGGCGCCAGCGCGGGCGCCGGGCAAACCGGCCCTCAGGCGGGCCCTCAAGAACCCCCGAAGGGAAAAGGCAAAGAAGGCGAAGTCATTGACGCTGAGTTCGTAGATGTGGATGAGGGGAAAAAGCCGAACTAG